In one Vibrio sp. VB16 genomic region, the following are encoded:
- a CDS encoding chromosome partitioning protein ParA, producing MSNVVDPRDQDDVVVIEERDKHTLVYIAIAAVLGGAIGGLIGSIVTKSEWEPAYQALEMKLVQAKQAQTEVIVQKAEAVEKKEAELETEIVSRVTVEVDTITLQSKQEIDKAQAMVTELEKVNIEMDARIQSQLEEIERRKLTISDLEKQVAMQANIFERSRELFQRELLIKQDLVKLQKERDVLEPRLKRFKKECDVYLDGSSFEANSSACDKHDEINSNISQIDQMIEVHKLDLRDIESISDRIGL from the coding sequence GTGAGTAACGTGGTTGATCCGAGGGATCAAGATGATGTCGTTGTTATCGAGGAAAGGGACAAACACACCCTAGTTTATATTGCCATAGCGGCCGTACTTGGTGGTGCCATTGGTGGGCTTATTGGATCGATTGTGACAAAAAGTGAATGGGAACCAGCCTATCAAGCACTAGAAATGAAGTTGGTACAGGCAAAGCAAGCTCAGACCGAAGTTATCGTACAAAAAGCGGAAGCAGTTGAAAAGAAAGAGGCAGAGTTAGAAACAGAAATTGTGTCGAGAGTTACCGTAGAAGTAGATACCATAACCTTGCAAAGCAAACAAGAAATTGACAAAGCGCAGGCGATGGTGACTGAGCTTGAAAAAGTTAATATTGAAATGGATGCGCGTATTCAATCTCAACTTGAAGAGATTGAGCGACGAAAATTGACCATTTCAGACTTGGAGAAACAGGTAGCGATGCAAGCGAATATATTTGAACGCTCTCGTGAACTGTTTCAACGCGAATTGTTGATCAAACAAGACCTCGTTAAGCTACAAAAAGAACGTGACGTATTAGAGCCAAGATTAAAGCGCTTTAAAAAAGAGTGTGATGTTTATCTGGATGGTTCATCATTTGAAGCCAATTCTTCAGCGTGCGATAAACACGATGAAATTAACTCGAATATCAGTCAAATTGATCAGATGATTGAAGTACACAAACTGGACCTACGAGATATAGAAAGCATTTCGGATAGAATTGGGCTGTAA
- a CDS encoding alanine/glycine:cation symporter family protein, whose product MNNFQSSLQTIDSFVWGPPLLILLVGTGAYFTFRLGLLQFRYLPTALKLVFSRSENNKAAGDVSSFAALCTALSATIGTGNIVGVATAIKIGGPGALFWMWLAALFGMATKYAECLLAVKYRKVDNKGQMVGGPMYYLQYGVGSKLLATLFAVFALGVACFGIGTFPQVNAILDASRLSFGISREISTIVLTVLVAVVTIGGIKSIAKVAGRVVPVMAVFYVAACLFVLVTNADQLFAAIELVVVSAFTTTAASGGFLGAGMMLAIQSGIARGVFSNESGLGSAPMAAAAAKTDSCVRQGLISMTGTFFDTIIICTMTGLALILTGAWQSEFSGAEMTTHAFAVGLNSDTLGPMLVSIGLIFFAFTTILGWNYYGERCVVFLMGTKAVLPYKIIFLGLVASGAFLHLDMIWIIADIVNGLMAVPNLIGLIALRHIVIAETKAYFDADSKNKHELAMQV is encoded by the coding sequence ATGAACAACTTTCAATCTTCACTTCAAACAATCGACAGCTTTGTTTGGGGACCACCATTACTAATTCTTCTCGTTGGCACCGGCGCGTATTTTACTTTTCGATTGGGTTTGCTGCAGTTTAGGTATTTACCTACCGCGCTCAAGCTTGTTTTTTCTCGCTCAGAAAATAACAAAGCCGCGGGTGATGTATCTAGCTTTGCCGCTTTATGCACAGCATTATCAGCCACCATTGGTACGGGTAATATCGTGGGTGTTGCTACCGCAATCAAAATTGGTGGCCCTGGTGCTCTATTTTGGATGTGGCTTGCGGCGCTATTTGGCATGGCAACAAAATATGCAGAGTGTTTACTCGCGGTTAAGTATCGCAAGGTCGATAACAAAGGACAGATGGTCGGTGGACCGATGTACTATCTTCAGTACGGCGTAGGATCTAAGCTATTAGCGACGCTTTTTGCCGTATTTGCACTGGGTGTTGCCTGTTTTGGTATCGGCACCTTTCCACAGGTTAATGCGATATTAGATGCTTCACGGCTCTCTTTTGGTATCTCTCGGGAAATCTCGACCATAGTGCTTACCGTGTTGGTTGCGGTTGTCACCATCGGGGGGATCAAATCGATCGCTAAAGTGGCAGGACGAGTTGTACCTGTTATGGCTGTTTTCTATGTTGCTGCCTGTTTGTTTGTACTGGTGACCAACGCTGACCAATTGTTCGCGGCCATTGAGTTAGTTGTGGTGTCTGCATTTACTACGACAGCCGCTTCCGGTGGATTCTTGGGCGCTGGCATGATGCTCGCGATTCAGTCAGGTATCGCTCGTGGTGTATTCTCTAATGAATCTGGTTTAGGCAGCGCACCAATGGCCGCCGCCGCCGCAAAGACAGACTCGTGTGTTAGACAAGGTCTTATATCCATGACTGGTACCTTTTTCGATACCATCATTATCTGCACAATGACTGGACTCGCCCTAATCTTAACTGGCGCTTGGCAAAGCGAATTTTCCGGTGCGGAAATGACAACACACGCCTTTGCTGTTGGATTAAACTCCGATACATTGGGCCCTATGTTAGTATCAATTGGGCTTATCTTCTTTGCTTTTACCACCATCTTGGGTTGGAACTATTACGGTGAGCGGTGTGTTGTTTTCTTGATGGGTACTAAAGCCGTACTTCCTTACAAAATCATCTTCTTGGGTTTAGTGGCCTCTGGTGCCTTCCTGCATCTTGATATGATCTGGATAATCGCTGACATTGTTAACGGTTTGATGGCCGTTCCGAACCTGATTGGTTTAATTGCACTACGCCATATCGTTATTGCCGAAACAAAGGCTTATTTCGATGCAGACAGCAAGAACAAACACGAACTTGCAATGCAAGTATAG
- a CDS encoding LysE family translocator, translating to MHILNIEAFLIAIIILTLTPGLDTAVVIRNTSRAGVKDGCVTSFGICMGLFVHATFSAIGISAILLQSAEAFQMMKWVGAAYLIYLGINGLRSTFKGKSSLKISDSEHDVFKFKRSLREGFLSNVLNPKTAVFYLAFLPQFIDPAYSPFLQSLLMATIHFVISMAWQCGLVGAINYAKRLVQNGSIMTWMEGLTGVVLIGLGIKLLLEDPPTLNNG from the coding sequence ATGCATATACTAAATATTGAGGCTTTTTTGATAGCCATTATCATACTAACGCTAACACCTGGTTTGGATACCGCTGTAGTGATTAGGAATACGAGTCGAGCGGGGGTTAAGGATGGCTGCGTAACCAGTTTTGGTATCTGCATGGGTCTATTTGTGCACGCTACGTTTTCGGCTATTGGGATTTCTGCAATTTTGCTTCAATCAGCAGAAGCGTTTCAAATGATGAAGTGGGTAGGGGCGGCATATCTTATCTATTTGGGTATCAACGGATTGCGGTCTACCTTTAAAGGGAAAAGTAGCCTTAAAATTAGCGATTCTGAACATGACGTGTTCAAATTCAAACGTTCGTTAAGGGAAGGTTTTCTATCAAACGTGTTGAACCCAAAAACAGCGGTATTCTATCTTGCATTTTTACCGCAGTTTATCGATCCAGCGTACTCACCATTTCTTCAATCGTTGTTAATGGCAACCATTCATTTTGTTATCTCTATGGCGTGGCAATGTGGGCTCGTAGGTGCAATTAACTATGCCAAGCGTTTGGTGCAAAACGGGTCGATAATGACATGGATGGAAGGCTTAACTGGCGTTGTTTTGATTGGCCTAGGTATTAAATTATTGCTGGAAGATCCACCAACACTAAATAACGGATAA
- a CDS encoding carboxypeptidase M32, whose product MSAYNQLKEHSKKISHFNHLAAICGWDQASIMPTGGNQARSEAMAELSVHIHKLMTEPQLVELFDKAENETLSGEQQSSLRELKRRWMQANVLPEKLVQQKSLAGSKCEHAWRTQRGEDDWQGFKKNWKEVVDLSQQEAQIRSEATGLSPYDAMLDLYEPGTTTESLDILFSDVSSWLPDLIDNALEKQKSDTLILPSGTYSRHDQKRLGLEVMKLLQFDFNHGRLDESVHPFCGGVPTDVRLTTRYDESDFIQSLMGTVHETGHARYEQGLPTSLSGLPVGEARSMGIHESQSLFFEMQVGRNDAFIEHLSKMSATAFDAKTDSVFESSNFQKLYTRVDKGFIRVDADELTYPAHVILRYEIERDLMNGKISYTDVPELWDSKMNAYLGLSTQGNFKDGCMQDIHWTDGAFGYFPSYTLGAMYAAQFMASMRKTVDVDSVIQSGDLSPIFSWLSENIWSKGSLLTTDELVKAATGETLNAEHFQAHLRSRYL is encoded by the coding sequence ATGTCTGCATATAATCAACTTAAAGAGCACTCAAAAAAAATATCACACTTTAATCATCTCGCGGCGATATGCGGCTGGGATCAAGCTTCAATAATGCCAACAGGCGGTAATCAAGCACGCTCAGAAGCAATGGCAGAACTGTCTGTCCATATCCATAAATTAATGACAGAACCACAGTTAGTAGAACTGTTCGACAAAGCAGAAAACGAAACGTTAAGTGGCGAACAGCAATCCAGTTTGAGGGAACTTAAAAGACGCTGGATGCAAGCAAATGTCTTACCTGAAAAGTTAGTACAGCAAAAATCATTAGCCGGCTCCAAATGCGAGCATGCATGGCGTACCCAGCGCGGCGAAGACGATTGGCAAGGTTTTAAGAAGAACTGGAAAGAAGTCGTTGACCTATCTCAACAAGAAGCACAAATACGATCTGAAGCAACCGGCTTGTCACCTTACGACGCGATGCTTGATCTATATGAGCCCGGCACGACAACCGAGTCTTTAGATATATTGTTTAGTGATGTCAGTAGCTGGTTACCCGATCTCATCGATAACGCGTTAGAGAAACAGAAGTCAGACACGCTCATCTTACCAAGTGGTACCTATAGTCGTCATGACCAAAAGCGACTTGGGCTCGAGGTTATGAAATTGCTTCAGTTTGATTTTAATCACGGTCGATTAGATGAAAGTGTCCATCCATTTTGTGGCGGTGTTCCAACGGACGTACGTTTAACCACTCGATATGACGAAAGTGATTTTATTCAATCTTTGATGGGAACGGTACATGAAACAGGCCACGCGCGGTATGAACAGGGTTTGCCAACGTCGCTATCAGGACTGCCCGTTGGTGAAGCACGTTCTATGGGTATTCATGAATCACAGTCTCTATTTTTTGAAATGCAAGTAGGCAGAAATGATGCTTTTATCGAACATCTTTCTAAAATGTCTGCGACTGCCTTTGATGCTAAAACAGACTCGGTATTTGAGAGCAGCAATTTTCAAAAGCTATACACTCGAGTAGACAAGGGGTTTATTCGTGTTGATGCAGATGAACTCACTTATCCTGCCCACGTTATCTTACGCTATGAAATTGAAAGAGATCTTATGAACGGCAAGATCTCGTATACAGACGTACCAGAACTTTGGGACAGTAAGATGAATGCCTACCTTGGTTTGTCTACTCAGGGCAATTTCAAAGATGGCTGCATGCAGGATATTCATTGGACCGATGGGGCCTTTGGATATTTTCCTTCCTACACATTAGGCGCTATGTACGCCGCGCAGTTTATGGCTTCAATGCGTAAAACTGTGGATGTTGATTCAGTGATTCAAAGCGGTGATCTCTCCCCTATTTTCTCTTGGTTATCAGAGAATATCTGGAGCAAAGGAAGCTTGCTAACAACGGATGAGTTGGTTAAGGCTGCGACTGGTGAGACGTTGAATGCTGAGCATTTTCAGGCACACTTGAGAAGTCGTTACTTGTAA
- a CDS encoding Txe/YoeB family addiction module toxin, giving the protein MSNQRLLSWTDEAWGSYLYWQTQDKKTLKRINKLINDVKRTPFEGIGKPEPLKENLSGFWSRRIDDTNRLVYAVDGETMTIISCRYHY; this is encoded by the coding sequence ATGAGTAACCAACGCTTGTTGTCGTGGACTGATGAGGCTTGGGGTAGTTACCTTTACTGGCAGACTCAAGACAAAAAGACGTTGAAGCGCATAAATAAACTTATCAATGATGTGAAGCGAACGCCATTTGAAGGTATTGGTAAACCCGAGCCATTGAAAGAAAATTTATCAGGATTCTGGTCTCGCCGTATAGATGATACTAACCGTTTAGTTTATGCAGTGGATGGGGAAACAATGACCATAATTTCTTGTCGTTATCACTATTAG
- a CDS encoding type II toxin-antitoxin system Phd/YefM family antitoxin, whose product MRIVSFTEARNGLKAVLDSVVNDADTTVITRRDSEDAVVMSLDYYNSLMETVHLLRSPKNAEHLNRSIAQYRAGKVEARELIDE is encoded by the coding sequence ATGAGAATAGTATCTTTTACGGAAGCAAGAAACGGACTAAAAGCTGTTTTAGATAGTGTCGTGAATGACGCAGATACAACAGTTATTACCCGTCGTGACTCTGAAGATGCTGTGGTAATGTCTTTAGACTATTACAATAGCTTGATGGAAACGGTTCATTTGCTTCGATCTCCCAAAAACGCAGAACACCTAAACCGTTCAATAGCGCAATACCGTGCAGGTAAAGTAGAAGCACGAGAACTAATAGATGAGTAA
- a CDS encoding class I SAM-dependent methyltransferase produces the protein MNKTKNFWDKTSKNYDKSEERFEHIHNKTRENTKKYLDINNVVLDYGCGTGTKSCELASQVKEIHAIDISSEMIELAKNKAASSRIENISFDHTTIFDKQFRNESFDVILAFNMLHTIDNPNDVIRRIHELLKPDGLFISATPCLNGRKSFIVNMQIYLVRLLSKVGIIPITIRRYKSSDLDYLLKNGDFQKVAAEKVYKEVSSYFVVAKKALKP, from the coding sequence ATGAATAAGACAAAGAATTTTTGGGATAAAACTTCAAAGAACTACGATAAATCTGAAGAGCGTTTTGAACATATTCATAATAAGACTAGAGAAAATACTAAAAAGTACCTAGATATTAACAATGTTGTTTTGGATTACGGATGTGGAACTGGTACAAAATCCTGTGAACTAGCTAGTCAGGTAAAAGAAATCCATGCAATAGATATCTCATCCGAAATGATTGAGTTGGCGAAAAATAAAGCGGCTAGTAGCAGGATCGAAAATATCAGCTTTGATCACACTACTATTTTTGATAAACAGTTCAGGAATGAATCATTTGATGTAATCCTAGCATTCAATATGTTACATACCATAGATAATCCTAACGATGTTATTCGAAGAATACACGAATTATTAAAACCTGATGGGCTATTCATTTCTGCCACACCTTGTTTGAATGGGAGAAAGTCCTTTATAGTTAACATGCAAATTTACCTAGTTAGACTCTTATCAAAAGTCGGAATAATCCCAATAACGATAAGAAGATATAAAAGTTCTGATTTGGACTATCTATTAAAAAATGGGGATTTCCAAAAAGTTGCCGCTGAAAAAGTATACAAAGAGGTGTCTAGTTATTTTGTTGTCGCAAAGAAAGCACTTAAACCGTAG
- a CDS encoding LysR family transcriptional regulator, translating into MRIDWKAIDFDWNHARAFLVTAELGSLSAAAKALSSSQPTLSRQVNALEKQLKVALFERVGKGLELTPSGVELVDCVKNMGSAASHLSLLASGKSESLEGSVCISASEIMAVYELPTLISKLRSIEPKITIELVASNASSDLKRREADIALRSYRPTQPDLIAKKIRDDDFFLYATTSYLESVGNPISVADFDNVDYVGAPDIHEIISILNHSGLQLTSDNFPVTTGNHTVYWELVKQGIGIGFIQKNLVKPEDQVQKVLPELGAFSSELWLVTHRELRTNRRIQFVFDFLSNELSQHN; encoded by the coding sequence ATGAGAATAGACTGGAAAGCTATAGACTTTGATTGGAACCACGCTAGAGCCTTTCTGGTTACTGCTGAATTAGGTTCCCTATCTGCAGCAGCTAAAGCATTAAGCAGCTCTCAACCAACATTGAGTAGGCAAGTTAATGCATTAGAAAAGCAACTTAAGGTAGCTTTATTTGAACGAGTAGGAAAGGGATTGGAGTTAACTCCTAGCGGAGTTGAGTTGGTTGATTGTGTTAAAAATATGGGTAGTGCGGCTTCTCATTTATCCCTACTTGCTTCAGGGAAGTCTGAATCATTAGAAGGGTCTGTCTGTATTAGCGCATCAGAAATCATGGCGGTTTACGAGCTACCTACATTAATTTCAAAGTTAAGAAGTATTGAACCTAAAATCACTATTGAGTTAGTTGCATCAAACGCAAGCAGCGACTTGAAAAGAAGAGAAGCAGATATCGCTCTAAGATCTTACAGACCTACTCAACCAGACTTAATTGCTAAGAAAATTAGGGATGACGATTTTTTTCTTTACGCCACAACTAGCTATCTTGAGTCTGTAGGAAATCCTATATCTGTAGCTGATTTTGATAACGTTGACTATGTAGGTGCTCCAGATATTCACGAGATTATTTCAATACTAAATCATAGTGGCCTGCAATTGACATCTGACAACTTTCCCGTTACCACTGGAAATCATACTGTTTATTGGGAGTTGGTTAAGCAAGGAATAGGCATTGGCTTCATTCAAAAAAATTTAGTTAAACCAGAAGATCAGGTCCAGAAAGTGTTACCTGAATTAGGGGCATTCTCAAGCGAACTTTGGTTAGTCACTCATCGTGAACTCAGGACAAACAGACGAATCCAATTCGTGTTTGATTTTTTAAGTAATGAGTTATCACAGCATAATTAG
- a CDS encoding type II toxin-antitoxin system RelE/ParE family toxin, with translation MEVVFTEMAVNCLLEIESLAVENYSEEQVATFIDGLVNRNYEAIFENSERYRYNATLLDFGIKFQERLDSSYRCLYEVIGNKAHVMLILQTKQDLISALYRHQIIKKFN, from the coding sequence TTGGAAGTTGTTTTTACTGAAATGGCCGTTAACTGCTTATTGGAGATAGAATCTCTTGCTGTCGAAAATTATTCTGAAGAACAAGTGGCAACATTTATTGATGGTCTTGTTAATCGAAATTATGAAGCGATCTTTGAAAATTCTGAACGATATAGGTATAACGCCACGTTATTGGATTTTGGCATCAAGTTCCAGGAAAGGTTAGATAGTTCGTATCGATGTCTGTATGAAGTGATTGGTAATAAAGCCCACGTCATGCTTATTTTGCAAACTAAGCAAGATCTAATCAGTGCTTTATATCGACATCAGATCATTAAAAAATTCAATTAA
- a CDS encoding alpha/beta hydrolase: protein MEIHNLEKGIKELVKDFVKAGCPSVRNQSITERRQGYLNSVSLAGKSDPVYQVREVEIDGSTLRIYKPSARDKLPVAIYFHGGCFVSGGLDTHDQQLRKLANVSGAIVIAVKYRLAPEHTYPAAHDDAYNSTLIIREHCAQWGGDPHNISLVGDSSGGHLCLVTSLRLKENADWQPVKQILIYPMLDATASSRSYKDNGEHYIITKDTLVTGYEMYLNEVSNKHPEASPLYRTDFEGLPETHILTAEFDPLVDEGELLYRKLLDAGVETQCRRYLGVTHGFFQLSGISDAAKESIIHVANIIQTNH from the coding sequence GTGGAAATTCATAATTTGGAGAAGGGAATAAAGGAGCTTGTTAAAGATTTTGTCAAAGCAGGATGCCCGTCCGTTAGGAATCAGTCTATTACTGAACGTCGACAAGGCTACTTGAATAGTGTCTCTCTTGCTGGAAAAAGCGATCCTGTATATCAAGTCAGAGAGGTAGAGATTGATGGTTCAACGTTACGCATCTATAAACCATCGGCTAGAGACAAACTACCTGTCGCAATATATTTTCATGGTGGTTGTTTTGTTAGTGGTGGGTTAGATACTCATGATCAACAACTTAGAAAATTGGCTAATGTTTCAGGTGCAATTGTCATAGCAGTAAAGTACCGATTAGCTCCTGAGCATACTTATCCAGCAGCACATGATGATGCATACAACTCAACTTTAATTATACGTGAGCACTGTGCTCAGTGGGGAGGAGATCCACACAATATAAGTCTTGTCGGAGATAGCTCTGGTGGTCACTTATGTCTCGTCACATCTTTACGGCTGAAAGAGAATGCTGACTGGCAACCTGTGAAACAAATTCTTATTTACCCTATGTTAGATGCGACCGCTTCGAGTCGAAGTTATAAGGATAATGGTGAACACTACATCATTACCAAAGACACCTTGGTAACAGGGTATGAAATGTACTTGAACGAAGTATCAAATAAGCATCCTGAGGCAAGTCCTCTATATCGAACTGATTTTGAGGGGCTCCCTGAAACTCATATTCTTACTGCGGAATTCGATCCTTTAGTTGATGAAGGTGAACTTTTATACCGCAAGTTATTAGATGCGGGAGTTGAAACTCAATGTAGAAGATATTTGGGGGTAACTCACGGCTTTTTTCAGCTCTCAGGCATAAGTGATGCGGCTAAAGAATCCATTATTCACGTCGCTAATATTATTCAAACTAATCACTGA
- the mrtJ gene encoding JDVT-CTERM system glutamic-type intramembrane protease MrtJ, which translates to MISFPNGLRAIQIFEDKKLIVTVFLSIVIGSVFWQLLPCYLSSTWDISATVLINMLFIYPVIEEWVFRGTIQEGLLKKQLLRKAYYGVSNANLITSCLFTGFHLIHQPLLFAVLVFIPSVIFGFFKERYSALFVPVGLHILFNGIFLLALSNKLC; encoded by the coding sequence ATGATTTCATTCCCAAACGGACTAAGAGCAATACAAATTTTTGAGGATAAAAAACTGATCGTAACAGTTTTCCTCAGTATTGTTATTGGAAGCGTATTCTGGCAGTTACTTCCTTGTTATCTCAGCTCTACTTGGGACATTTCTGCCACTGTTTTAATAAATATGTTGTTTATTTACCCGGTTATTGAAGAGTGGGTATTTAGAGGCACAATTCAAGAAGGCTTATTAAAGAAACAACTGTTACGGAAGGCTTATTATGGTGTGAGCAATGCAAACCTGATTACTTCATGTTTATTTACGGGCTTTCACTTGATACATCAACCACTACTGTTTGCCGTTCTCGTATTTATACCTTCAGTCATTTTTGGGTTTTTCAAAGAGCGTTACTCTGCTCTGTTTGTACCGGTTGGATTACATATCTTATTTAACGGTATTTTTTTACTGGCGTTATCAAATAAACTTTGCTGA
- a CDS encoding choice-of-anchor F family protein — MKIEGSNTKQRINHMMLLLMSISVVAGSGYSIGKDATPNLYLDVPAPILSQWNADNILTVDEAVDGFSGATPKTFIYNSTEAAALASTEEGVWEENSVAYITWDLDNGSGLAPGIQVLNDNLDYSMHNCIMASGQMEHPSFPDTVVSKTCNDAQGSSKRYFLQLTQTDTPIDLVFDLGVKDIRYKGLIDSDIEDKGSASSNSTNKDNTIDQFREKYGVGRIYRVIQKIRNDTDKRIASYKFELGTGVGDQFRQLNFSEHGVGFEMRTVVPREFFDGRTGSAPDIDVWKPKSFAKFAPKLFDDGVRPRFDPGFLDHAAAGFMYPDYFVDLDWKSQYIDSGLSIDNGVIGSITNNFFNINETHDADLPGNMLGYMLPNNLVPSVIAYWLENDIDAESDGVVAIWDGYNWRSGRTGLDGDPDTLEDNFGIVPDEVLSEWAEKPLGLNIPYEDPDELIRYATILSDDLAGLNTDIFINIDEKLLDEDSQPIFGSLTLRLTARSIDDVLPGVSGSEEPDWIQAGREAPDLSNYKIPEDVLEAFNDYTTTDEKTPVIIDILENDVLNGVPVISSEIEVTVVEEPINGDAVINADLTLTYTPADYFKGNEVFKYEITTGEYVSNLASVRVVVNPEVVLGAPIVQNDNEITTQGVPIQIDVLANDEYGLEESNTMSITINNEPTHGDAFVNEDMDIEFTPEADFSGIEQFTYIVTKDDKQSNTAVVTVRVDEPLAEESDLVDDDLSISSSGGGCTVGDPNAPVDPTLPLLVLMSVIGLFLRRNRIINES, encoded by the coding sequence ATGAAAATAGAAGGGTCTAACACAAAACAACGAATAAATCATATGATGCTACTTCTGATGAGTATCTCTGTAGTTGCGGGGTCAGGATATAGTATTGGTAAAGACGCAACTCCAAACCTGTATTTAGATGTACCAGCGCCGATTTTATCACAGTGGAATGCGGATAACATACTGACAGTTGATGAAGCTGTGGATGGTTTTAGTGGAGCTACGCCTAAAACCTTTATTTATAACTCAACAGAAGCCGCTGCGCTTGCTTCAACAGAAGAGGGGGTTTGGGAGGAAAACAGCGTCGCCTATATTACTTGGGATCTTGATAACGGGAGTGGTTTAGCTCCAGGAATTCAAGTTTTAAATGATAACTTAGATTATTCAATGCACAATTGTATTATGGCCTCTGGCCAAATGGAGCATCCATCATTTCCAGATACCGTTGTCTCAAAAACCTGCAACGATGCCCAAGGAAGTTCAAAGCGGTATTTTTTACAATTGACGCAAACAGATACACCCATTGATCTGGTTTTTGATCTTGGTGTTAAAGATATTAGATATAAAGGACTAATCGACTCCGATATAGAAGATAAAGGCAGCGCCAGTAGTAATTCTACTAATAAAGATAATACGATCGATCAGTTTAGAGAGAAATACGGTGTTGGCCGAATTTACCGTGTTATTCAAAAAATCAGAAATGACACTGATAAGCGGATAGCAAGCTATAAATTTGAGCTAGGAACTGGAGTCGGTGACCAATTTCGACAACTGAATTTTAGTGAGCACGGTGTGGGCTTTGAAATGCGAACCGTTGTACCTCGCGAATTTTTTGATGGTCGAACCGGTTCTGCACCGGACATTGATGTTTGGAAACCTAAGAGTTTTGCTAAATTCGCGCCCAAATTGTTTGATGATGGAGTTCGCCCGAGGTTCGACCCTGGATTTTTAGATCATGCGGCGGCTGGATTTATGTATCCAGATTACTTTGTGGATTTGGATTGGAAATCACAATACATTGATAGCGGTTTATCGATAGATAACGGCGTCATCGGTTCTATCACCAATAATTTTTTCAATATTAACGAAACTCATGACGCGGATCTCCCTGGCAACATGCTTGGTTATATGCTTCCGAACAACCTAGTTCCTAGTGTGATTGCGTACTGGCTTGAAAATGATATCGATGCGGAATCTGACGGTGTGGTGGCGATCTGGGATGGATACAATTGGCGTTCAGGCCGTACAGGTTTGGATGGAGACCCAGATACTTTGGAAGATAACTTCGGTATCGTTCCTGATGAAGTGCTTTCAGAATGGGCCGAGAAACCGCTTGGGCTAAATATTCCATACGAAGATCCTGATGAGTTGATTCGCTATGCAACGATTCTTAGTGATGACCTTGCGGGTCTTAACACTGATATATTCATTAATATTGATGAAAAATTACTTGATGAGGATAGTCAGCCAATATTTGGCTCATTGACACTTCGATTAACGGCCAGATCAATTGATGATGTACTTCCAGGTGTTTCAGGTAGTGAAGAACCAGATTGGATTCAGGCAGGGCGTGAAGCTCCTGATTTGTCTAACTACAAAATTCCAGAAGATGTGCTCGAAGCGTTTAATGACTATACGACCACTGATGAAAAAACCCCTGTCATAATCGATATTCTTGAAAATGACGTGTTGAATGGAGTGCCCGTAATATCAAGTGAAATCGAGGTGACAGTGGTGGAAGAACCCATCAATGGCGACGCAGTCATCAATGCCGATTTAACACTTACTTACACTCCAGCGGACTATTTCAAGGGTAATGAAGTATTCAAATACGAGATCACGACAGGAGAATATGTTTCTAATCTTGCATCTGTGAGAGTAGTGGTTAATCCAGAAGTTGTGTTAGGTGCACCCATTGTTCAAAATGACAATGAAATAACTACCCAAGGTGTACCTATTCAAATTGATGTACTTGCTAACGATGAATATGGCCTAGAAGAATCTAACACAATGAGTATTACCATTAACAATGAACCAACTCATGGTGATGCGTTTGTGAATGAAGATATGGATATAGAGTTTACTCCGGAGGCTGATTTCAGCGGAATTGAACAATTTACTTATATTGTGACCAAAGATGATAAGCAATCGAATACTGCCGTGGTAACGGTACGCGTAGATGAACCGTTGGCTGAGGAATCAGACCTAGTTGATGATGATTTGTCTATTTCCTCTTCTGGTGGAGGGTGTACTGTTGGGGACCCTAATGCACCAGTAGATCCCACGTTACCACTTTTAGTGCTTATGTCAGTGATAGGATTATTCTTACGTCGAAATAGAATCATTAATGAAAGTTAG